The Candidatus Nealsonbacteria bacterium genomic interval TTATTAAAGCCGACCTCAATAACAATATTGCTTCTATCTTTTAGAGTTAATACAAAATCGGCTCCGGCCTCAGCCAAATCATAAGAAAGATTTATCGCGTATTTGCTATGGCTTTTTAAATCCTTTAAATAAATTAAAGCAAAATAATCTTCTAATTTTTTACCCTCAATCCCTGATAAATAAATATTATTCAATACTGCCGATCTTAGAGATGGCGTTACAAAAAGAAGCTTTGGTGTTTTTCTCGTGCTTCCGTATGTTGTTCCGTAGGTTTTCACTTTTACCAATACCCCACTCATTACTAAAACCTCAATCAAACTTTCTAGTGTTTCTACCCTTTCAATTTTTAGAGCTTCTTTAAGTTTGCTATAACTTATTAAATCTGACTGCGCTAAAAGATAAAGCAGATCGCCGATTTTTGCGATAGTTTGTGTCTTGAATTTTTGCAGAGTAATAATGTCTTTCGCAATAATGCCATCTATAACGCTTTTGATTTTTTCTATCGCTTTTTGTTTATTTTCAATTCTTATGGCTGAAGGAAAACTTCCAGATTCAAAAAAGTCAGTTTCAGATTTTGGCGGAACCGATTCCACAAAAAACTTTCTTATTTCTTGTGATTTTATTTTTAACCTTTCAAAAACCTCATTCGCATTAGAAGAATTAAATAATGCGTCTTGAAGATAATCAGATAATCCGGGCAAAGGATATTTACCGTATTTCAAAATCAAATACTCATTAAGTTTCATCGGGAAAATTTCCCAAATATCTGTTCTTCTTCCAAGATCAGGAATCATTTTTATTTGAAGAGCGGAAGAACCAGTAGCTATCACTAAAACATCTCTGTGCCCTTTTGTTCTGTCAAAAATAGTTTTTAGAAACAAGCCCCAATTTTCATCAAAATGAACTTCGTCAAGAAGGATTAAAATCTTTTTTTGTGGCTTTTCAAAATGAAATTCCCTGATTTCTTCATAAAAATTAAAAAACTCATTTAAAGAAATCTGGTCCGAACGCAGTTGACTAACATCAAGATATAACCTTTCCTCTAACTTACCGATGTTCTCTAAAAGGTTTCTGTCTTTGGGTTTCAAAAATTTTTCTATGGCGTATGTTTGCGCCAAAAGTGTAGTTTTACCTATGCCTCTAATGCCGGGCATTAAAACAACTTTTTCTATTTCCGACAATTCATTATTTAAGAATTTTTCAATAACCTTTTTGAATTTTGCAAACATAAAGCGCGTTGGCAGCATTCTTTTATTTTCATCATAAATATAACCCTCAATTCTTTGGGGTAGATTTGCCTGCCATTTAGTATAAAATTGTTCTATTTTTGTT includes:
- a CDS encoding AAA family ATPase is translated as MDKTKIEQFYTKWQANLPQRIEGYIYDENKRMLPTRFMFAKFKKVIEKFLNNELSEIEKVVLMPGIRGIGKTTLLAQTYAIEKFLKPKDRNLLENIGKLEERLYLDVSQLRSDQISLNEFFNFYEEIREFHFEKPQKKILILLDEVHFDENWGLFLKTIFDRTKGHRDVLVIATGSSALQIKMIPDLGRRTDIWEIFPMKLNEYLILKYGKYPLPGLSDYLQDALFNSSNANEVFERLKIKSQEIRKFFVESVPPKSETDFFESGSFPSAIRIENKQKAIEKIKSVIDGIIAKDIITLQKFKTQTIAKIGDLLYLLAQSDLISYSKLKEALKIERVETLESLIEVLVMSGVLVKVKTYGTTYGSTRKTPKLLFVTPSLRSAVLNNIYLSGIEGKKLEDYFALIYLKDLKSHSKYAINLSYDLAEAGADFVLTLKDRSNIVIEVGFNKNEIEQVRNTMKKVKSRYGLVFGSSELELINDSIVKVPLRFLILI